In Pseudomonadales bacterium, a single window of DNA contains:
- a CDS encoding molybdopterin molybdotransferase MoeA has protein sequence MEKSMERGCGSEEDSQRMPFDQALAFLLLRAAERVSEQPRMVEKVALKAALDRVLAERVQSPINVPGHENSAMDGYAFRHLDLVNSGDTKMQVIETWLAGVNQDVALTAGQCVRIMTGAALPKDADTVIAQELVERLSDGSVLIPFTRKGSHVRLAGEDICRGEEVLAEGTVLGPAELGVLASIGVGEVSVYKPPTVAFFTTGDELRSAEEQQPKELPYGCIYDSNRYTLYGMLKRLGVDLIDMGVLPDNPDVIRKKLTSVASKADLILTCGGVSVGEADFVTQVLKEIGQVAFWKIAIRPGRPFAFGQIGSALFCGLPGNPVAVMVTFYTLVQPLIFSLLGVKNVSPSLVRAKVASDISHRPGRVEFQRGIFYCNQNNETEVKLAGEQGSGRLSSMSQANCLLLIGAELDTLKAGDWVDIIPFSGLC, from the coding sequence ATGGAGAAATCGATGGAGCGTGGCTGTGGTAGTGAGGAAGATAGCCAACGAATGCCCTTTGATCAGGCCTTGGCGTTTTTACTGTTACGAGCGGCAGAACGGGTATCAGAACAGCCTCGTATGGTGGAAAAGGTAGCGCTCAAAGCTGCACTGGATCGTGTTTTGGCGGAGAGGGTGCAGTCGCCAATCAATGTTCCCGGACATGAAAATTCGGCAATGGATGGTTATGCTTTTCGCCATCTTGACTTGGTAAACTCGGGCGATACTAAAATGCAGGTCATTGAAACCTGGCTGGCCGGGGTGAATCAGGATGTTGCGCTTACGGCTGGACAATGTGTACGCATTATGACAGGTGCCGCTTTACCTAAAGACGCCGACACGGTGATTGCGCAGGAGCTGGTCGAAAGACTGTCAGATGGTTCTGTCCTGATTCCCTTTACGCGGAAAGGGTCGCATGTGCGGTTGGCGGGAGAAGATATTTGCCGGGGTGAAGAGGTGCTGGCTGAGGGTACGGTATTGGGGCCTGCCGAGCTAGGTGTTCTTGCCTCAATAGGGGTGGGTGAAGTTTCCGTCTATAAACCGCCCACGGTGGCCTTTTTTACTACCGGCGATGAATTACGCTCAGCAGAAGAGCAACAACCCAAAGAGCTACCTTATGGCTGCATCTATGACAGCAATAGGTACACACTATACGGCATGTTAAAAAGGCTAGGCGTCGATCTTATCGATATGGGGGTGCTACCGGATAACCCTGATGTGATCAGAAAGAAGCTTACCTCAGTTGCTAGCAAAGCCGATTTGATTCTCACCTGTGGTGGTGTTTCGGTGGGAGAGGCGGATTTCGTAACCCAGGTATTAAAGGAAATTGGCCAGGTAGCCTTCTGGAAAATAGCTATTCGTCCCGGTCGTCCGTTTGCTTTTGGTCAGATCGGCTCAGCCCTATTCTGCGGTTTACCCGGAAATCCGGTAGCGGTGATGGTGACCTTTTATACGCTGGTGCAGCCACTGATTTTTAGTCTGCTCGGTGTAAAGAATGTCTCTCCTAGTTTAGTCAGAGCAAAAGTGGCCTCTGATATTTCGCATCGGCCTGGCCGGGTGGAGTTTCAACGCGGTATTTTTTATTGCAATCAAAATAATGAAACCGAAGTTAAACTGGCAGGGGAACAGGGTTCGGGACGATTGTCCTCCATGTCGCAAGCGAACTGCCTGTTATTGATAGGCGCAGAACTTGATACGCTTAAAGCAGGTGACTGGGTGGATATAATCCCTTTCAGCGGCTTATGTTGA
- the dusA gene encoding tRNA dihydrouridine(20/20a) synthase DusA, with amino-acid sequence MFDRRLSVAPMMEYTDRHCRYLLRLISRYTLLYTEMITSGAVLHGDHEFLLGFDQSEHPLALQLGGSDPVELSEAAKIAEQWGYDEVNLNVGCPSNKVQNGAIGACLMAHPQMVADCVHAMQNSVNIPVTVKCRIGIDDQDSYEALNLFVKSIADAGCRTFIVHARKALLQGLSPKQNREIPPLNYERVYLLKQDYPELQIIINGGITSLEQTQEHLKKLDGVMIGREAYYNPYLLAPVDQLIFGQTSPTPKRHQIFKQFTEYSRQEMGKGTALKHMAKHTFGLFHGQPGARHFRRFLSENIHKETADINLLEEALTLVPTA; translated from the coding sequence ATTTTTGACCGACGCCTGTCCGTGGCACCTATGATGGAATATACAGATCGCCACTGTCGCTATCTGTTGCGCCTTATTAGCCGGTATACCTTGCTTTACACCGAAATGATCACCAGCGGTGCGGTGTTACATGGTGACCACGAGTTTCTCCTCGGCTTTGATCAATCCGAGCACCCTTTAGCCTTACAATTGGGTGGCAGCGATCCCGTGGAGTTATCCGAGGCGGCAAAAATTGCTGAACAATGGGGTTATGATGAGGTCAATTTAAATGTCGGCTGCCCCAGTAATAAGGTGCAGAATGGCGCAATCGGTGCCTGTTTGATGGCACATCCGCAAATGGTGGCCGATTGTGTTCATGCCATGCAAAATTCTGTGAATATTCCGGTTACGGTTAAGTGTCGTATCGGTATTGATGATCAGGATAGCTACGAAGCGTTAAATCTATTCGTCAAGAGTATCGCCGATGCAGGTTGTCGCACATTTATCGTTCACGCGCGCAAAGCGCTATTGCAGGGCTTAAGCCCCAAACAAAACCGGGAAATCCCACCGTTAAACTATGAGCGAGTGTATCTCTTAAAGCAGGATTACCCGGAACTTCAAATCATCATTAACGGCGGTATTACCAGTTTAGAGCAAACTCAAGAGCATTTAAAAAAGCTGGATGGCGTAATGATCGGACGGGAGGCCTATTACAACCCCTATCTGTTGGCGCCAGTGGATCAACTGATTTTCGGGCAAACCTCCCCAACCCCGAAACGACACCAAATTTTCAAACAGTTTACCGAATACAGCAGACAAGAAATGGGCAAAGGAACCGCACTGAAACATATGGCAAAACACACTTTTGGCCTATTTCATGGCCAACCCGGTGCCCGTCACTTTCGGCGCTTTCTCAGTGAAAACATTCATAAAGAAACCGCTGATATTAATCTCTTAGAAGAGGCATTAACGCTGGTGCCCACCGCCTAA
- the tal gene encoding transaldolase: MTNKLEQLKSMSVVVADTGEFNAIKAYQPEDATTNPSLLFKVAQNSEYTDFILEAIAWAKQQPGDEAIRLQNTLQKFAVNIGAEILRVIPGRVSTEVDARLSFDTNATILQAQRLIELYQQAGIGKERVLIKIASTWEGICAAAQLEKQGIRCNLTLLFNFTQALACAEAGVTLISPFVGRILDWYKKDTGRDHYAAAEDPGVLSVTKIYHYYKQHGYDTIIMGASFRNTGEIEQLAGCDRLTISPQLMSELQKDEAKLECKLSATSYETIARRAPVTESIFRWELNQDPMATEKLAEGIRGFAADQSRLEALILDMDEYHARQHQAVL; encoded by the coding sequence ATGACTAATAAACTAGAACAGTTAAAAAGCATGTCTGTCGTGGTCGCCGATACGGGCGAATTCAACGCAATTAAGGCTTACCAGCCCGAGGACGCAACCACCAACCCTTCGCTGCTATTTAAGGTGGCACAAAACTCAGAATATACCGACTTTATTCTCGAGGCTATCGCCTGGGCAAAGCAGCAACCGGGGGATGAGGCAATACGGTTACAAAATACGCTACAAAAGTTTGCGGTGAATATCGGCGCAGAAATCTTGCGGGTCATCCCTGGTCGCGTTTCCACTGAAGTTGATGCCCGGCTATCGTTTGATACCAACGCAACCATCCTGCAGGCACAAAGGTTGATCGAACTCTATCAGCAAGCCGGGATTGGCAAAGAACGAGTTTTAATCAAAATCGCTTCCACTTGGGAAGGTATTTGCGCCGCCGCGCAACTCGAAAAACAGGGCATTCGTTGCAACCTAACACTCCTCTTTAACTTCACCCAGGCGCTGGCCTGCGCGGAAGCCGGTGTGACTCTTATTTCACCCTTCGTTGGCCGCATTCTGGATTGGTATAAAAAGGATACTGGCCGCGATCATTACGCCGCCGCAGAAGATCCCGGTGTTTTATCGGTGACGAAAATTTATCACTACTACAAACAGCACGGCTACGACACCATCATTATGGGCGCCAGCTTTCGCAATACCGGCGAGATTGAGCAATTGGCCGGTTGTGATCGGCTAACAATCAGTCCTCAGCTGATGTCAGAATTACAGAAAGACGAAGCTAAGCTGGAATGTAAATTATCCGCTACGAGTTACGAAACCATTGCGCGTCGAGCGCCGGTAACCGAATCTATTTTTCGCTGGGAACTGAACCAAGACCCGATGGCAACCGAAAAATTGGCTGAGGGCATCCGCGGTTTTGCCGCCGACCAAAGTAGATTAGAAGCATTGATTTTAGATATGGACGAATACCATGCTCGTCAGCATCAAGCAGTTCTTTAG
- a CDS encoding TerB family tellurite resistance protein — MLVSIKQFFSSHLEIGAKDAALSQQEMIHLATAALLIEVTKADFELSKLESDKVVETLRSTFKLDAMTLDALLKLAEEEVHQASSLYQFTRLINDYYEYEQKLRLIESMWEVAFADGDLDKYEEHLIRKVAELIYVAHKDFIRLKLAASCTHTASN; from the coding sequence ATGCTCGTCAGCATCAAGCAGTTCTTTAGTTCTCACCTGGAAATTGGGGCGAAAGACGCAGCATTATCGCAACAGGAGATGATCCATCTTGCGACGGCGGCGCTATTGATCGAAGTGACTAAAGCGGACTTTGAGTTATCTAAACTCGAGTCCGACAAAGTGGTGGAAACCTTACGCAGTACTTTCAAGCTCGATGCAATGACGCTGGATGCCTTGCTCAAGCTGGCGGAAGAGGAAGTCCATCAAGCCAGTTCGCTCTATCAATTTACGCGCCTTATCAATGATTATTATGAATATGAGCAAAAGCTACGTCTGATTGAGTCGATGTGGGAAGTGGCATTCGCTGATGGTGACCTAGATAAGTACGAGGAGCATCTGATTCGTAAAGTTGCGGAGCTTATTTACGTTGCCCATAAGGACTTTATACGCTTGAAGCTTGCCGCTAGTTGTACACACACTGCGTCCAATTAA
- a CDS encoding STAS domain-containing protein translates to MNSGKILVAKKQGVYVLKFVGDVRLTLCTALDIFVERMMADRELNAVFIDLSDTQGIDSTSLGFIAKIAISTQKNYDWKPTIISVNPDITRILLSMGFDAVFEIINQRIDDAETLNELHALECTETQAKDKVIEAHRILMGLNDENKEKFQELVEMLETQ, encoded by the coding sequence ATGAACAGCGGTAAGATTCTAGTAGCTAAAAAACAGGGAGTGTATGTTCTTAAGTTTGTCGGTGACGTGCGGTTAACACTCTGTACGGCATTGGATATTTTTGTTGAACGTATGATGGCGGACCGTGAGCTAAATGCTGTTTTTATCGATCTGTCAGATACTCAAGGCATTGATAGTACTTCGCTGGGCTTTATCGCAAAAATTGCGATATCCACGCAAAAAAATTACGATTGGAAGCCCACTATTATTTCCGTCAACCCCGATATTACTCGAATTCTGTTAAGCATGGGGTTCGATGCGGTGTTCGAGATAATTAATCAGCGCATTGATGATGCCGAGACATTAAATGAGTTGCACGCGCTAGAGTGTACCGAAACGCAAGCCAAAGATAAGGTGATTGAGGCCCATCGCATACTCATGGGCCTTAACGATGAAAATAAGGAAAAGTTTCAAGAATTGGTGGAAATGCTGGAAACTCAGTAA
- a CDS encoding SpoIIE family protein phosphatase — protein sequence MDQDSKAEELLISCLTEADYQVSCTYDSGEALRRIKEGNVHLAIVDLDVVGADTLDFLASITKQFPLFPIIVISHPGIEDKTMDAFKLGIAEYLMKPLRPHVAVLSVHNALDRARLRRENLKYREQLEQANRELQARLEEIQADQQAGRLIQQKMLPHTPSHLFGYRIEHFIQPANYLAGDFVDYHQVSDTKLVFFLSDVTGHGAASAFVTVMMKQLSTRSRKHYSKDHRHEVKSAAWMLGWINQNVLEAELDRHITIFLGVIDTEKNTLNYSYGGHFPQAIFSTPEETYFLDGRGFPVGLFEGVEYEDHYLELPEQFGITLFSDGILEILPQKDLASKESFLLETISKGNVGIETLVKKLGITTMKHFPDDISILTLYSDAMHEQR from the coding sequence ATGGATCAGGATTCTAAAGCCGAAGAATTATTAATTTCGTGCCTTACCGAAGCTGACTACCAGGTCTCCTGTACCTATGATTCGGGCGAAGCGTTGCGACGTATTAAAGAAGGCAATGTCCACCTCGCTATCGTTGACCTGGATGTTGTCGGAGCCGATACACTTGATTTTTTAGCAAGTATTACCAAACAATTTCCCCTTTTTCCTATTATTGTGATTTCTCATCCAGGTATTGAAGATAAAACGATGGATGCCTTTAAATTAGGCATCGCGGAATACTTGATGAAACCCTTGCGCCCGCATGTTGCGGTTTTATCGGTGCATAATGCCCTGGATCGAGCCCGGTTAAGGCGGGAAAATCTTAAATATCGGGAGCAGCTTGAACAGGCCAATCGTGAGTTGCAAGCTCGATTGGAAGAAATTCAGGCCGATCAGCAGGCTGGTCGTTTAATACAGCAAAAGATGTTACCGCACACACCTAGTCATCTATTTGGATATCGGATTGAACATTTCATCCAACCGGCCAATTATTTGGCTGGCGATTTTGTAGACTATCACCAGGTGAGCGACACCAAATTGGTGTTTTTCCTCTCTGATGTTACCGGCCATGGTGCAGCATCGGCCTTTGTGACTGTTATGATGAAGCAACTTTCTACACGTTCACGTAAACATTACAGCAAGGATCATCGCCATGAAGTCAAATCGGCGGCATGGATGTTAGGCTGGATAAATCAAAATGTGTTAGAGGCGGAACTAGATCGACATATCACTATTTTTTTGGGCGTGATAGACACGGAAAAGAATACCTTGAATTATAGCTATGGAGGGCATTTCCCTCAGGCGATATTTTCTACTCCAGAAGAGACCTATTTCCTTGACGGTAGAGGTTTTCCTGTTGGATTATTCGAGGGTGTGGAGTACGAAGATCATTATTTGGAGCTACCGGAGCAATTTGGCATCACCCTATTTTCCGATGGGATTCTTGAAATATTGCCGCAAAAGGACTTAGCTAGTAAGGAGAGCTTTTTATTAGAAACCATAAGCAAGGGAAATGTTGGGATAGAGACGCTGGTTAAAAAACTGGGAATAACTACGATGAAGCATTTCCCGGATGACATCTCGATCTTAACCCTTTATAGCGACGCCATGCATGAACAGCGGTAA
- a CDS encoding VacJ family lipoprotein, translated as MNLIKMFKRLVRQFLVVLLIFNGTLVFASDEDPWEGFNRGVFSFNEFVDKYLFKPIAKTYDWLTPKFIDDHISNVFDNLQEVGIFINDTLQGKFGEASTDAGRFLVNSTVGVAGIFDVATSMGLEKNEEDFGQTFGKWKVGAGPYIVLPLLGPSTLRDAIGRIPDAYSLPQRYIDHVPTRNSVYGVDLVDTRSDLLSVEDFVQGDKYLFIRDAYLQRRKFLIADGDLEDDFTSDDLEDE; from the coding sequence ATGAATTTAATAAAAATGTTCAAGAGATTAGTACGACAATTTTTAGTCGTGTTGCTCATTTTTAATGGCACTCTGGTCTTTGCTAGTGATGAGGACCCCTGGGAAGGATTTAATCGTGGTGTTTTCTCCTTTAATGAGTTTGTCGATAAATACTTATTTAAACCGATTGCAAAGACATATGATTGGTTGACGCCGAAATTTATTGATGACCATATTAGTAATGTGTTCGACAACCTACAGGAAGTGGGTATCTTTATAAACGACACGCTACAAGGGAAATTTGGGGAAGCCTCTACCGATGCGGGGCGCTTCCTTGTCAATTCAACGGTTGGCGTTGCGGGCATCTTTGATGTAGCGACCTCAATGGGATTGGAGAAAAATGAAGAGGACTTTGGGCAGACTTTTGGCAAATGGAAGGTTGGCGCCGGGCCTTATATTGTGTTGCCATTGTTAGGGCCAAGCACGTTGCGAGACGCGATCGGCCGTATACCTGATGCCTATAGTCTGCCACAGCGTTATATCGATCATGTGCCGACCCGCAATAGTGTTTATGGGGTTGATCTAGTAGATACGCGATCCGACTTGCTATCGGTAGAAGATTTTGTTCAAGGGGATAAATACTTATTTATTCGTGACGCTTATCTACAGCGCCGTAAATTTCTTATTGCCGATGGTGATCTGGAGGATGATTTTACTTCCGATGACCTGGAGGATGAGTAA
- the hrpA gene encoding ATP-dependent RNA helicase HrpA — protein sequence MNNLEQKINQQIAESLLLDRHRFRTKLARLLADRNKLRFAELIAVLKAQIDSSCEKTRQRRAALPLVSFPEELPISQKRQEIADAIKKHQVVVIAGETGSGKTTQLPKVCLALGRGVYGMIGHTQPRRLAARTVANRIAEELKVTVGQQVGYQVRFTDQVSEQSHIKLMTDGILLAETQNDPYLNRYDTLIIDEAHERSLNIDFLLGYIKRILPKRPDLKVIITSATIDLERFSKHFNNAPIIEVSGRTYPVELIYQPPAEQENSGDEDLNSAIIQAVETIRSLPRRPAANDVLIFLPGEREIRDIAHALKSQNYRHTDILPLYARLSNSEQNRVFQPHSGQRIVLATNVAETSITVPGIGYVIDPGYARISRYSARSKVQRLPIEPVSQASANQRMGRCGRIADGLCIRLYSEEDFNNRPEFTDAEILRTNLASVILQMLNLRLGEIEQFPFIDPPDSRAIRDGFELLRELGAVNDQQRITAVGKQIARFPVDPRIGRMVLAAAKRGSLKEVSVIAAALTIQEPRERPLDKQQAADEKHRAYQDENSDFIAFVNLWDSIESQRQALSENQFKKYCRTQFLSYLRIREWRDVHRQLVLVCRDMGLKQNQQAADYAAIHKALLSGLLSHIGEKQENKEYKGARNRTFYLFPGSGLFKRSPKWVMAAELVETTKLYARAIAKIEPEWIEPEARHLIKKSHSEPHWEKKRAQVIAYEQVSLYGLIIVARRSVDFGQIEAKLAREIFIMSALVEGQLQTRAYFYRQNQKLLEEVATLEDKSRRRDILVDEQTIFDFYNERLPENICSGRQLESWIKKADKQAQDSLLITREYLMQHSAAEINEEQFPNSFVWQNLRLALTYCFQPGSAEDGVSLNVPLGLINQLPGNRLEWLVPGMLRDKCIALVKALPKALRKNFVPVPDYVDRALREMEVDDKPLTQALAYALKRVSGVDIPAQSWDIGRLEDFYKMRICIVDEAGVEIGQGRDLQQLRNQFKRQVKESLQSLNRSAYERKGITEWDFGRINQEVEIRQAGMAIKAYSALRDEGDSVSLQLIDTREKAENISRQAVLRLLILNTAQEVKYLKKNLPGLKQIALCYATLGSYEQLMDDLIRAIYQRVFLAADKLPQTAECFSRLITENKRELISVGTEIAVLIEKILIHYQQLAKIINGKVPPPWLFVYSDIKAQLQHLVFDGFIASVPWCRLTQYPRYLQAITMRLDKIQNQLDKEKSWCAEFIQLWQGYDELKQKASESGVISGKVEDFRWMLEEYRVSLYAQKLGTNEPVSRKRLEKYMACL from the coding sequence ATGAATAATTTGGAACAAAAAATTAATCAGCAGATTGCTGAGAGTCTGTTGCTTGATCGCCATCGTTTTAGGACGAAACTAGCGCGTCTTCTTGCCGATCGCAATAAGTTAAGATTCGCTGAGCTAATAGCGGTCTTAAAGGCTCAGATTGATAGCTCCTGTGAAAAAACGAGACAGCGTCGTGCAGCGCTACCGCTGGTTAGTTTCCCCGAAGAGCTACCTATTTCACAAAAACGGCAGGAAATTGCTGATGCGATAAAAAAACATCAGGTAGTCGTGATTGCGGGTGAAACCGGTTCTGGCAAAACCACGCAACTACCCAAAGTCTGCCTTGCCTTGGGACGCGGTGTATACGGTATGATCGGCCATACCCAGCCACGCCGTCTGGCGGCGCGCACGGTAGCAAACCGAATCGCCGAAGAGTTAAAAGTGACGGTAGGACAGCAGGTTGGCTATCAGGTGCGCTTTACGGACCAAGTCAGTGAGCAAAGCCACATTAAGCTTATGACCGATGGGATATTGTTAGCGGAAACGCAGAATGATCCTTATCTGAATCGTTACGACACGCTGATAATCGACGAGGCCCATGAACGTAGCTTGAATATCGATTTTTTGCTAGGTTATATTAAACGCATACTCCCTAAACGCCCTGATCTTAAAGTTATTATTACTTCCGCGACAATTGATCTAGAGCGGTTCTCCAAGCACTTTAATAATGCGCCGATCATAGAAGTTTCGGGTAGAACCTATCCCGTTGAGTTGATTTATCAGCCACCCGCTGAACAAGAAAATTCCGGTGATGAAGATCTTAATTCAGCTATCATCCAAGCAGTTGAGACTATTCGTAGTCTTCCCCGGAGACCAGCGGCTAATGATGTTTTGATTTTTTTGCCAGGCGAGCGCGAGATCAGAGATATCGCTCATGCGCTGAAGTCCCAGAATTATCGTCATACTGACATTTTACCGCTCTATGCCCGTTTGAGTAATTCCGAGCAGAACCGGGTGTTCCAGCCGCATTCCGGACAACGTATTGTGTTGGCTACTAATGTGGCCGAAACCTCTATCACGGTGCCTGGTATTGGGTATGTGATTGATCCTGGGTATGCGCGAATCAGCCGCTACAGTGCGCGTTCTAAAGTCCAACGTTTACCTATTGAACCGGTGTCGCAGGCCAGTGCTAATCAGCGTATGGGGCGTTGTGGGCGGATTGCCGATGGCCTCTGCATTCGGCTTTATAGTGAGGAGGATTTTAACAATCGCCCTGAATTTACTGATGCCGAAATTTTACGTACCAATTTAGCTTCTGTCATTTTGCAAATGCTCAATCTCAGATTAGGCGAGATTGAGCAATTTCCCTTTATTGATCCGCCCGATAGCCGCGCCATTCGCGATGGGTTTGAGTTGCTCAGGGAGTTGGGTGCGGTCAATGATCAACAACGCATCACTGCCGTCGGTAAACAAATAGCGCGTTTTCCAGTGGATCCGCGGATTGGCAGAATGGTATTGGCGGCGGCGAAGCGAGGCAGTCTAAAGGAAGTTTCAGTTATTGCCGCGGCGCTGACTATTCAGGAGCCACGGGAACGGCCATTAGATAAACAGCAGGCTGCTGATGAAAAACATCGGGCTTATCAGGACGAGAACTCTGATTTTATTGCTTTTGTTAATCTCTGGGATAGCATCGAATCGCAGCGTCAGGCGCTCTCCGAAAACCAGTTTAAAAAATACTGTCGCACTCAGTTCCTTTCTTATTTGCGTATCAGAGAGTGGCGTGATGTGCATCGCCAGTTAGTGCTGGTGTGCCGCGACATGGGGCTCAAACAGAATCAGCAGGCGGCTGACTATGCGGCTATTCATAAAGCCCTGTTGTCAGGGTTGCTGAGCCATATCGGAGAAAAGCAGGAAAACAAAGAATACAAAGGTGCACGCAACCGGACGTTTTATTTATTTCCGGGTTCAGGGCTGTTTAAGCGATCGCCTAAGTGGGTGATGGCGGCTGAATTGGTGGAGACGACCAAACTGTATGCTCGCGCCATCGCCAAGATTGAACCCGAATGGATTGAGCCAGAGGCGCGCCATTTGATAAAAAAATCCCATTCTGAACCCCATTGGGAAAAGAAACGAGCGCAGGTCATTGCCTATGAGCAGGTTTCCTTGTACGGGCTGATTATCGTGGCACGGCGAAGCGTAGATTTTGGTCAAATTGAAGCTAAGCTGGCGCGTGAAATATTTATCATGTCAGCCTTAGTCGAAGGACAACTGCAAACGCGAGCCTACTTTTATCGCCAAAACCAAAAGCTATTAGAAGAGGTTGCGACGCTGGAAGACAAGTCGCGTCGTCGGGATATTCTTGTGGATGAGCAGACAATTTTTGATTTTTACAACGAGCGTCTGCCAGAAAATATTTGCTCAGGACGCCAGTTGGAAAGCTGGATAAAAAAAGCGGATAAACAAGCGCAAGATTCGTTACTGATAACACGCGAATACTTAATGCAACATAGTGCGGCGGAAATAAATGAAGAGCAGTTTCCAAACAGTTTTGTTTGGCAAAATCTGCGGTTGGCGCTGACTTACTGCTTCCAACCGGGCAGCGCTGAAGATGGAGTTAGCCTGAATGTTCCGCTGGGGTTGATAAACCAACTACCGGGAAACCGTTTAGAGTGGTTGGTGCCCGGTATGTTGCGTGATAAATGTATTGCCTTAGTCAAGGCTTTACCTAAGGCGCTGCGAAAGAATTTTGTGCCGGTGCCAGACTATGTGGATCGGGCACTCAGGGAGATGGAGGTTGATGACAAGCCGCTGACTCAAGCACTTGCTTATGCGTTAAAACGTGTATCCGGCGTTGATATCCCAGCGCAAAGTTGGGACATCGGCCGCCTGGAGGACTTTTACAAAATGCGTATCTGTATCGTTGATGAGGCGGGTGTTGAGATAGGGCAGGGGCGTGATCTTCAGCAGTTGCGTAATCAATTTAAACGTCAGGTTAAAGAAAGCCTGCAAAGTCTCAATCGCTCAGCCTATGAGCGCAAAGGCATAACTGAGTGGGATTTTGGGCGCATCAACCAGGAAGTGGAAATTCGACAAGCGGGAATGGCCATCAAGGCCTATTCGGCGCTCCGAGATGAAGGTGACAGCGTATCACTGCAATTGATAGATACCAGGGAGAAGGCGGAAAATATTAGTCGACAGGCGGTATTGCGACTGTTAATTTTGAATACAGCTCAAGAGGTTAAATACCTCAAAAAAAACTTGCCCGGTCTCAAACAAATAGCACTTTGTTACGCGACATTGGGCAGTTACGAACAGTTGATGGATGATTTGATCAGGGCCATTTATCAGCGAGTGTTCTTGGCCGCCGATAAGTTGCCACAAACGGCAGAATGTTTTTCTCGTTTAATAACGGAGAATAAGCGTGAGCTGATTTCGGTTGGCACAGAAATAGCGGTATTGATAGAGAAAATTTTAATTCACTATCAGCAGCTTGCAAAAATAATCAACGGCAAAGTGCCACCACCTTGGTTGTTTGTTTACTCGGATATCAAAGCTCAGCTGCAGCATTTGGTCTTTGATGGGTTTATCGCTAGCGTGCCCTGGTGTCGGTTAACTCAGTACCCGCGTTATTTACAGGCAATCACCATGCGGTTGGATAAAATTCAAAACCAGTTGGATAAGGAAAAGAGTTGGTGTGCTGAATTTATTCAGCTTTGGCAAGGCTATGATGAACTCAAACAAAAGGCATCTGAAAGTGGTGTAATCAGCGGGAAGGTTGAAGATTTTCGTTGGATGCTTGAAGAATACCGGGTCTCACTCTATGCTCAGAAACTAGGTACCAACGAACCTGTATCGAGGAAAAGACTGGAAAAATACATGGCGTGTCTCTAA
- a CDS encoding MaoC family dehydratase N-terminal domain-containing protein: MPYLENIPFDELNIGDKASTERTLIEKDLVLFAAVSGDVNPIHLDADYASKTSFKQRIAHGAWSASLISATLATVMPGPGTVYLSQSLKYLRPVIIGDSLKIEVEVASKNEKTKRVEFKCQVTNQDGKTVTRGTAEVLAPTEKVRVKRPEIPEIKIN, encoded by the coding sequence ATGCCCTATCTCGAAAACATTCCTTTTGATGAATTGAATATTGGCGATAAAGCCAGCACAGAACGTACCCTGATCGAAAAAGACTTAGTTCTATTTGCCGCCGTGTCTGGCGATGTTAACCCCATCCACCTGGATGCGGATTATGCTTCGAAAACCAGCTTTAAACAACGTATCGCCCACGGTGCCTGGTCAGCCTCCTTGATTTCTGCAACTCTGGCCACGGTAATGCCTGGGCCCGGCACTGTTTACCTAAGCCAGTCACTGAAATATTTACGTCCGGTGATCATCGGGGATTCCCTCAAAATAGAAGTAGAAGTAGCCAGTAAAAACGAAAAAACCAAGCGTGTGGAATTCAAATGCCAAGTAACTAATCAGGATGGCAAAACTGTGACTCGCGGTACGGCAGAAGTCTTAGCACCAACAGAAAAAGTGCGTGTTAAGCGTCCCGAAATTCCAGAAATCAAGATTAACTAA